A DNA window from Danio aesculapii chromosome 1, fDanAes4.1, whole genome shotgun sequence contains the following coding sequences:
- the LOC130243865 gene encoding LOW QUALITY PROTEIN: CMRF35-like molecule 8 (The sequence of the model RefSeq protein was modified relative to this genomic sequence to represent the inferred CDS: deleted 1 base in 1 codon) — MWDVILLLIYSFTALYDHICVSAVVGAPVTVSGRRGEKLDIRCSYESRYEANSKYFCKGECNFWNKNIIVESGSPAKDKRFSLTDDTINRVFTITITDLRTEDEGTYWCAVRRSLTDVYSEILLMVKKDQENTEGSSVSSFSNTPSYFSSTEVNLQSSSSTDQHNSTVSHTDLGSVAGGVGSVLLVLLLCSGTFLILKKRKRKCETALPLQNVQQNTETDCTYENLPKSDVIIAAKSSSNQMPASDLNTRAENAAYSTVTNQKSELHSGHTHSANQKADSDFDYYANVT; from the exons ATGTGGGACGTCATTCTGCTGCTCATTTACAGCTTTACAG CTCTATATGATCATATCTGTGTT TCAGCTGTTGTTGGAGCTCCAGTTACAGTTTCAGGACGCAGAGGAGAGAAACTGGACATCAGATGCTCATATGAGTCTAGATATGAGGCAAACTCAAAGTATTTCTGTAAAGGCGAGTGTAACTTTTGGAATAAAAACATCATAGTAGAATCAGGATCTCCAGCAAAAGACAAGAGATTCTCTCTGACTGACGACACAATAAACAGAGTTTTCACCATCACCATCACTGATCTGAGAACAGAGGATGAAGGAACATACTGGTGTGCTGTGAGGAGGAGTTTAACTGATGTCTATTCAGAGATTCTGCTGATGGTCAAAAAGG ATCAGGAAAACACTGAAGGTTCATCTGTCAGCTCTTTCTCCAACACGCCGTCATATTTCAGCTCAACAGAAGTGAATCTGCAGTCCAGCAGCAGCACAGATCAGCACAACTCTACGG TGTCACATACTGATCTGGGTTCAGTAGCAGGCGGTGTGGGTTCAGTTCTGCTGGTTCTGCTTCTGTGTTCTGGAACTTTCCTCATCCTGAAAAAGAGGAAAAGGAAATGTGAGACAG CTTTACCTCTGCAGAATGTGCAGCAGAATACTGAG ACTGACTGCACGTATGAAAATCTTCCAAAAAGTGATGTCATCATCGCCGCTAAGTCTTCATCTAATCAGATGCCAGCATCAGACCTCAACACCAGAGCAGAAAATGCTGCTTATTCTACAGTAACCAATCAGAAATCTGAATTACACTCTGGTCACACCCACTCAGCCAATCAGAAGGCAGATTCAGATTTTGATTACTATGCTAATGTTACATAA